In the genome of Anaerolineae bacterium, one region contains:
- a CDS encoding PAS domain-containing protein, giving the protein MMLPDYRVRQRDALLAIARILTQELNLERVLEQILGFAVELLAGQAGLVVLRGEEGGWTLATVQGIPEAFRSSLERLVRDVPPHEDARYELPELQRRMETLTHVASLGLLRVVGLPLQVQEQAMGAIFVFRSFPALFTPNEQALLQSFADQAAVAVRNARLYTQLWREKRRTEALLDAVADGILILRADHRIERCNPAFARMYGLPVAQIVRRRHEEIIRWKRIEQGMTLEEAVAGGWPLTPQATFYTQGDLLRAVEPPLPVGITYAPLLNPEGSLLNIIASVRDITHFREADELKATFVSIVSHELKTPIALIKGYVGTLRREDATWDPEFVQESLSIIEEEADRLAELVENLLEASRLQAGGVALEKNEVDLPALARRLVERFATQSDRHTFEVHFPEGFPLVWADERRLEQVLSNLLSNAIKYAPGGKVVVSGQVRGEQVVVCVSDEGPGIAPADLPHIFDRFYRASEVTNRTKGAGLGLYLARAVVEAHGGRIWADTPEKGARICFSLPLETHLGADGR; this is encoded by the coding sequence ATGATGCTGCCTGATTATCGCGTACGCCAACGAGACGCCCTGCTGGCCATCGCTCGCATCCTGACCCAGGAACTCAACCTGGAGCGGGTGCTGGAGCAGATCTTGGGCTTTGCTGTGGAGTTGCTGGCCGGGCAGGCGGGCCTGGTGGTGCTGCGGGGCGAGGAAGGGGGATGGACCCTGGCCACCGTGCAGGGTATCCCGGAGGCTTTCCGTTCCTCACTGGAGCGATTGGTGCGCGATGTGCCTCCTCACGAGGACGCGCGCTACGAGTTGCCCGAACTCCAACGGCGCATGGAAACCCTGACCCATGTGGCCAGTCTGGGCTTGCTACGCGTGGTGGGGCTGCCCTTGCAGGTGCAGGAACAGGCCATGGGGGCCATTTTCGTCTTTCGTTCCTTCCCGGCCCTTTTTACCCCCAACGAGCAGGCTTTGTTGCAGAGTTTTGCCGACCAGGCCGCCGTGGCCGTGCGCAACGCCCGCCTTTACACCCAGTTGTGGCGCGAAAAGCGCCGCACCGAAGCCCTGCTCGACGCCGTCGCGGACGGCATCCTCATCCTGCGGGCAGATCACCGCATCGAGCGCTGCAATCCGGCCTTTGCCCGGATGTACGGCCTGCCCGTGGCGCAAATTGTGAGGCGTCGGCACGAGGAGATCATCCGCTGGAAACGCATCGAGCAGGGGATGACCCTGGAAGAGGCCGTGGCCGGGGGATGGCCGCTGACCCCTCAGGCCACCTTCTACACCCAGGGGGATTTGCTCCGGGCCGTGGAGCCTCCCCTTCCCGTGGGGATCACCTATGCCCCTCTGCTGAACCCAGAAGGCTCGCTACTCAACATCATCGCCAGCGTGCGTGACATCACCCACTTTCGGGAGGCCGATGAACTCAAGGCCACTTTTGTTTCCATCGTCAGCCACGAACTGAAGACGCCCATCGCCCTGATCAAGGGCTATGTGGGCACCCTGCGCCGCGAGGACGCTACCTGGGACCCCGAATTCGTCCAGGAGAGCCTGAGCATCATTGAAGAAGAGGCCGACCGTCTGGCCGAACTGGTGGAAAATCTGCTCGAGGCCTCACGGTTGCAGGCTGGCGGCGTGGCGTTGGAAAAAAACGAGGTGGACCTGCCGGCTTTGGCCCGTCGGCTGGTGGAGCGTTTCGCCACCCAGAGCGATCGGCATACCTTTGAGGTGCACTTCCCCGAAGGGTTCCCGCTGGTGTGGGCCGACGAGCGCCGCCTGGAGCAAGTGCTGAGCAACCTGCTCTCCAATGCCATCAAATACGCCCCCGGGGGCAAGGTCGTCGTGTCGGGGCAGGTGCGCGGAGAGCAGGTGGTGGTCTGCGTGAGCGATGAGGGGCCGGGCATCGCCCCCGCCGACCTGCCGCACATTTTTGACCGTTTCTACCGGGCCTCAGAGGTCACCAATCGCACCAAAGGGGCCGGTCTGGGCCTTTACCTGGCCAGGGCCGTGGTGGAGGCCCACGGCGGTCGCATTTGGGCCGATACGCCCGAAAAGGGGGCGCGCATTTGCTTTTCCCTGCCGTTGGAGACGCACCTGGGGGCTGACGGCAGGTAA